The proteins below come from a single Lactobacillus johnsonii genomic window:
- the dltC gene encoding D-alanine--poly(phosphoribitol) ligase subunit DltC, translated as MDTKQAVLDILNELTGEDLSDQMDENIFENGLLDSMATVQMLLELQDKCDVTAPVSEFHREDWDTPNKIIAKVESLRNE; from the coding sequence ATGGATACAAAGCAAGCTGTTTTAGATATTTTAAATGAATTAACTGGTGAAGATTTAAGTGACCAAATGGATGAAAACATTTTTGAAAATGGTTTGTTAGATTCCATGGCAACTGTTCAAATGTTACTTGAATTACAAGACAAGTGTGATGTAACTGCACCAGTATCAGAATTTCACCGTGAAGATTGGGATACTCCAAACAAAATCATTGCAAAGGTAGAAAGCTTAAGAAATGAGTAA
- the dltB gene encoding D-alanyl-lipoteichoic acid biosynthesis protein DltB yields the protein MINIQPYSNPRYFVILFIALLPLIIGLYHGRRFKTYEAFVSLLFLFLMFNGKDWLQGVQLIGYIIFQFIVTFAYQKYVNSGRNKTSVFCLAVILAILPLAAVKIAPLVPNKTADLIGFFGISYLTFKTVQVIMELRDKTIKKVDPITYARFLLFFPTISSGPIDRYRRFKEDYDKAPERDKYIENLKFGTRYIFQGFLYKFIIGYVFGTLWLPQLAKDAIFYGQANGGLRLSWALLGYMYCYSMYLFFDFAGYSLFAVGTSYFMGIRTPMNFNKPFISQNIKDFWNRWHMTLSFWFRDFIFMRFTFFAMKHKLVKNRIRLSQLAYFVDFLIMGFWHGLTWYYIVYGIYHALAIIINDIWLRFKRKHRKQIPHNKFTKWFAIFLTFNVVCFSFLIFSGFLSTLWFGWK from the coding sequence GTGATCAATATTCAACCCTATAGTAATCCGCGTTACTTTGTTATTCTTTTTATTGCGCTTTTGCCATTAATTATTGGTTTATATCATGGACGGCGCTTTAAAACATACGAAGCTTTCGTTTCCTTACTATTCTTGTTTTTAATGTTTAATGGTAAAGACTGGCTACAGGGAGTTCAATTAATTGGATACATCATTTTCCAATTTATAGTTACTTTTGCTTATCAAAAATATGTTAATTCTGGAAGGAATAAAACCTCTGTCTTTTGTTTAGCAGTTATCCTAGCAATTTTGCCACTAGCGGCAGTAAAGATTGCACCATTAGTACCAAATAAAACTGCTGATTTGATTGGATTTTTCGGAATTTCATATTTAACTTTCAAAACAGTACAAGTTATTATGGAACTTCGTGATAAAACAATTAAGAAAGTTGATCCAATTACTTATGCAAGGTTTTTACTTTTCTTCCCAACTATTTCATCAGGTCCTATTGACCGCTATCGAAGATTTAAAGAAGATTACGATAAAGCCCCTGAAAGAGATAAGTATATTGAAAATTTAAAGTTTGGTACAAGATATATTTTTCAAGGATTCTTATATAAATTTATTATTGGATATGTATTTGGTACCTTATGGCTTCCTCAATTAGCTAAAGATGCAATTTTTTATGGGCAAGCTAATGGGGGATTACGCTTATCTTGGGCTCTGCTTGGTTATATGTACTGCTACAGTATGTATTTATTCTTTGACTTTGCAGGATACTCCTTGTTTGCGGTAGGTACGTCATATTTTATGGGAATTAGAACTCCTATGAACTTTAATAAACCATTTATTTCTCAAAATATTAAAGATTTCTGGAATAGATGGCACATGACTCTATCCTTCTGGTTCCGTGATTTTATCTTTATGCGTTTTACATTCTTTGCAATGAAGCATAAATTGGTGAAAAATAGAATCAGATTGTCGCAATTAGCATATTTTGTAGATTTCTTAATTATGGGTTTCTGGCACGGCTTAACGTGGTACTATATCGTATATGGTATTTACCATGCTTTGGCAATTATCATTAATGATATTTGGTTAAGATTTAAGCGTAAGCACCGCAAGCAAATCCCACATAATAAATTTACAAAGTGGTTTGCGATTTTCTTAACATTTAATGTTGTTTGTTTCAGTTTCCTAATTTTCTCAGGTTTCTTGAGTACATTATGGTTTGGCTGGAAGTAG
- the dltA gene encoding D-alanine--poly(phosphoribitol) ligase subunit DltA — MIKDVIKTIDQIATEDPQRIAYDYLGETNTYGDLKARSDAYAAKINELDLPEKAPVMIWGGQNFEMIASFIGAVKAGHAYIPIASYSNSERLLMIQEVSEAPLVIAIDKLPIEMDNIKVLTPEEVSDNHPEIDQSKFVSGDDNFYIIFTSGTTGKPKGVQISHDNLLSFVNWELNDFSLPEHPSFLAQAPYSFDLSVMSLYPALTAGGKLVVLPHDVTENIGQLFKTLPQLKFNVWVSTPSFVEMSFLDPTFDAKHHPELTHFLFCGEELSHKTAKMLKMKFPDSHIFNTYGPTETTVAVTQVEITDEILNKYDRLPIGVSKDDTKISIDTSKGEEDNQGEVVIEGPSVSKGYLNNPEKTEAAFFKESEHGSYRTGDLGFLDGDMLFYRGRIDFQVKFNGYRIELEEINFYLAKNPLVRYGVVAPKYNKDHKVQQLVAVVELADGVREKYTDAELTKKLRESLSQDIMPYMLPQRFIYRDEMPISQNGKVDIKQVIKEVNNA, encoded by the coding sequence ATGATTAAAGATGTAATCAAGACAATCGATCAAATTGCTACTGAAGATCCACAACGGATCGCTTATGATTATCTTGGCGAAACTAATACTTATGGAGATCTAAAGGCTAGATCAGATGCATATGCAGCTAAGATCAACGAACTAGATCTTCCTGAAAAAGCTCCAGTAATGATTTGGGGTGGTCAAAACTTTGAAATGATTGCTAGTTTTATTGGTGCTGTTAAAGCAGGACATGCTTACATTCCGATTGCTAGTTATTCTAATAGCGAACGTTTATTGATGATTCAAGAAGTTTCTGAAGCTCCTTTGGTAATTGCAATTGATAAACTTCCTATTGAAATGGATAATATCAAAGTTTTAACTCCTGAAGAAGTTTCTGATAATCATCCAGAAATTGATCAAAGTAAGTTTGTAAGTGGGGATGACAATTTTTACATTATCTTTACCTCAGGGACAACAGGTAAGCCTAAGGGTGTACAAATTAGTCATGATAATCTGCTTAGTTTTGTAAATTGGGAGTTAAATGACTTTTCACTTCCAGAACATCCTAGCTTCTTAGCTCAAGCACCATATTCTTTTGACTTATCTGTAATGAGTTTATATCCTGCTTTAACTGCCGGTGGTAAGTTAGTAGTTTTACCTCATGATGTAACTGAAAATATCGGGCAGCTTTTCAAAACTTTACCTCAATTAAAATTCAATGTTTGGGTTTCAACTCCATCATTTGTAGAAATGAGTTTCTTAGATCCTACTTTTGATGCTAAGCATCATCCTGAATTAACTCACTTCTTATTCTGTGGTGAAGAATTAAGTCATAAGACAGCTAAAATGCTTAAGATGAAATTCCCAGATAGCCATATCTTTAATACCTATGGCCCTACTGAAACAACTGTTGCTGTTACTCAGGTAGAAATTACTGATGAAATTTTAAATAAGTATGATCGATTGCCAATTGGTGTTTCTAAAGATGACACAAAGATTTCAATTGATACTTCCAAGGGTGAAGAAGATAACCAAGGCGAAGTTGTTATTGAAGGTCCAAGTGTCTCTAAGGGATACTTAAATAATCCAGAAAAGACTGAGGCTGCTTTCTTTAAAGAAAGTGAACATGGAAGTTATCGTACTGGTGACTTAGGATTTTTAGATGGCGACATGCTTTTCTACCGTGGAAGAATTGATTTTCAGGTTAAGTTTAATGGTTATCGAATTGAACTTGAAGAAATTAACTTCTATCTTGCTAAGAATCCATTAGTGCGTTATGGCGTTGTTGCTCCAAAATACAATAAGGATCATAAAGTTCAACAACTAGTTGCTGTAGTAGAATTAGCAGACGGTGTACGTGAGAAGTATACTGATGCTGAACTAACTAAGAAATTACGCGAATCATTAAGTCAAGATATTATGCCATATATGCTTCCTCAACGCTTTATCTACCGTGATGAAATGCCAATCTCTCAAAACGGTAAAGTAGATATTAAACAAGTAATTAAGGAGGTAAATAACGCGTGA
- a CDS encoding teichoic acid D-Ala incorporation-associated protein DltX, translating into MAEDKDKQSNTKKKEVGLFIAKTLFYFAVLVVLVYLYSYSGIGAAKFIYKDF; encoded by the coding sequence ATGGCAGAAGATAAAGATAAACAAAGCAATACAAAGAAAAAAGAGGTAGGCTTGTTTATTGCTAAAACTCTCTTTTACTTTGCAGTGCTTGTAGTGCTAGTTTACTTGTACTCATATAGTGGCATTGGGGCTGCAAAATTTATTTATAAAGATTTCTAG
- a CDS encoding YncE family protein, with protein MKKFLKILFKLVLILGIAAGAAYGGYYGYQQYQKREQAKATFTSRPDVEKAKDGTSISPGHHNLAYFKRQLNEKYPDVYSAAYETPRASKIGSSVVIPGQVVTPSYDFNKKKITDADSMTPQGLTVAGKYLLISAYDSTHNHRSVIYCLDKKTGKYLKTIQVPGAPHLGGVAYDPIAKNIWVTGSQDDSSALMSFSLKKLEKYSYNKKKQPIKYDNVISLPTIERASCVTYYDNQLFVGFFNTDGQGQIASYPIARSGNFKGTITSDQIKAVTGQVSWALGSGSASMDRQIQGIAFYQNWIILSQSYGSKDSKLYFFPISALNNLDEGNAEKVVIMPPYLEQIYVQNGQLLMLFESGSKAYARDQIMIVDRILSANINALLGG; from the coding sequence ATGAAGAAATTTTTAAAGATTTTATTTAAGTTGGTTTTGATTCTCGGAATTGCTGCAGGAGCGGCATACGGAGGATATTATGGTTATCAACAATACCAAAAACGGGAGCAGGCAAAAGCTACTTTTACTTCTAGACCTGATGTAGAAAAAGCAAAAGATGGAACAAGTATTAGTCCTGGTCATCATAATTTGGCTTATTTCAAACGACAATTAAATGAAAAATATCCTGATGTTTATAGTGCAGCTTATGAAACGCCACGTGCAAGTAAAATTGGCAGTAGTGTAGTAATACCAGGCCAAGTTGTAACGCCAAGTTATGATTTTAATAAAAAGAAGATTACTGATGCAGATTCAATGACTCCGCAAGGCCTAACTGTAGCGGGAAAATATTTATTAATTTCGGCTTACGATTCAACTCATAATCATCGCTCGGTCATTTATTGTTTAGATAAAAAAACGGGAAAATATTTAAAGACTATTCAAGTTCCGGGAGCACCTCATTTAGGAGGGGTTGCTTATGATCCAATTGCTAAAAATATTTGGGTAACGGGTAGTCAAGATGATTCATCGGCACTAATGTCTTTTTCGTTAAAGAAATTGGAAAAGTATAGTTATAATAAGAAAAAGCAACCTATTAAATATGATAATGTAATTTCTTTACCAACAATTGAAAGAGCATCTTGTGTAACTTATTATGATAATCAATTATTTGTTGGCTTTTTTAATACTGATGGACAAGGGCAAATTGCTAGCTATCCTATTGCTCGTTCGGGAAATTTTAAAGGAACAATTACTAGTGATCAAATCAAAGCAGTAACAGGCCAAGTATCTTGGGCCTTAGGTTCAGGAAGTGCTTCAATGGACCGACAGATTCAAGGAATTGCATTTTATCAGAATTGGATTATTTTAAGTCAATCCTATGGAAGCAAAGATTCTAAGTTGTATTTTTTCCCAATTTCAGCTTTGAATAACTTAGATGAAGGAAATGCGGAAAAAGTTGTTATTATGCCGCCATATCTAGAACAAATTTATGTTCAAAATGGGCAGCTACTGATGTTATTTGAATCAGGATCAAAAGCATATGCGCGTGATCAAATAATGATTGTTGACCGAATTCTATCGGCGAATATAAATGCCTTATTAGGGGGTTAA
- the cbpB gene encoding cyclic-di-AMP-binding protein CbpB yields the protein MFSPVIQSLIAEKAGSFIIPASRIAFVEDENPLYHAFLVLTKMKYSKIPVLDKEQKVVGLISLSMITDTMLTPDNIVIEPLSDLKVKDVIQTKFETINFARTNLETQLHLLVDNPFIPVVNDNNIFQGLLTRREWIKAFNYVTHSIEEKYNITKKTLQKENPIT from the coding sequence ATGTTTTCACCAGTGATTCAGTCTTTGATTGCAGAAAAAGCAGGTTCATTTATTATTCCTGCTTCTAGGATTGCATTTGTGGAAGACGAAAACCCACTCTACCATGCTTTTTTAGTTCTTACTAAAATGAAATATTCAAAAATTCCAGTTTTGGATAAAGAGCAAAAAGTAGTTGGCTTAATCAGCTTATCGATGATTACAGACACGATGCTGACGCCTGATAATATTGTGATTGAACCTCTATCGGACTTAAAAGTTAAAGATGTAATACAGACAAAATTTGAAACAATTAACTTTGCCCGCACTAATCTTGAGACGCAGCTCCATCTTCTAGTTGATAATCCTTTTATTCCAGTTGTAAATGACAATAATATTTTTCAGGGATTGCTGACTAGGCGAGAATGGATTAAGGCCTTTAATTATGTAACTCATTCAATTGAGGAAAAATACAACATTACTAAGAAAACTTTACAGAAAGAAAACCCAATAACTTAA
- a CDS encoding heavy metal translocating P-type ATPase, with translation MRNQWKFFTILGIGVVAAILDFLCGAPKIGGWPISGILIDIFGIFMAITMLREMIETLESGRWGVDILAIIAVVSTMIVGDYWAAWMILIMLTGGESLEDYATSQADKELRSLLKNSPRIADKLVDGKIVEVKVDELKIGDIVLIKPGSQVPVDGEIIKGNSSFDQSSLTGESVPVDKKVGDDLMSGSINGDAAVEMKVTKAAKDSEYQSIVALVKSSEAKPAKFVKMADRYAVPFTIVSLIIGIAAMITSAVTNPALGWQAHFLRFAQVMVVASPCPLLIAAPVAMVSGMSSMSRSHIIVKSGTTLEKLSRTLTFAFDKTGTLTENQLVIDQVVLPENSSISKEELQSLAASVEQQSSHVIATSLVKSTNKDLIKPVTNLKEATAKGVSGEVDGKLVKVGKLSYVDPDQEKITVQSTAVFVSIDNKFAGYITFQDQIRKNTPETIARLRRQGVKQIMMLTGDRRSVADKVAKEAGIKESEVHADLLPAQKIQAIRDVKPDLRPVAMVGDGVNDAPSLMAADVGIAMGAKGATAASESADAVIMVNDISKVNDAVAISKHTMKVAHVDIITAICIVILIELIAFTGIIPAFWGAILQEVVDLITILLALLAKTKPTNPKQTGLEK, from the coding sequence ATGAGAAATCAATGGAAATTTTTCACAATCCTTGGGATTGGTGTTGTTGCAGCAATCTTAGACTTCCTATGTGGAGCACCTAAGATTGGTGGGTGGCCAATTTCCGGTATCTTAATTGATATCTTCGGAATTTTTATGGCTATTACCATGCTTCGAGAAATGATTGAAACCCTTGAATCTGGTCGTTGGGGCGTAGATATCTTGGCAATCATCGCTGTTGTTTCAACAATGATTGTCGGCGATTACTGGGCTGCTTGGATGATTTTAATCATGTTGACTGGTGGTGAATCACTTGAAGATTACGCTACAAGTCAAGCTGATAAAGAATTACGCTCTTTACTAAAAAATTCTCCAAGAATTGCTGATAAGTTAGTCGACGGTAAAATTGTAGAGGTTAAAGTTGATGAGTTAAAAATTGGCGATATCGTTTTAATTAAGCCTGGTAGTCAGGTGCCTGTCGATGGAGAAATTATTAAGGGAAACTCTAGTTTTGACCAATCTTCTTTGACAGGTGAATCAGTTCCTGTTGATAAAAAAGTTGGCGATGATTTAATGTCAGGATCAATTAATGGGGATGCAGCTGTAGAAATGAAAGTTACTAAGGCTGCTAAAGATTCTGAATATCAGTCAATTGTTGCTTTGGTTAAATCTTCTGAAGCTAAACCAGCTAAATTTGTTAAAATGGCTGATCGCTACGCTGTACCATTCACTATTGTTTCTTTAATCATTGGTATTGCTGCTATGATTACCTCAGCTGTAACTAATCCAGCTCTTGGCTGGCAAGCACACTTTTTACGTTTTGCTCAAGTTATGGTTGTTGCCTCTCCTTGCCCATTGCTAATTGCGGCACCAGTAGCAATGGTTTCAGGAATGAGCTCAATGTCAAGAAGCCACATTATTGTTAAATCTGGTACCACTCTTGAAAAGTTATCCCGTACCTTAACTTTTGCTTTTGATAAAACTGGAACCTTAACTGAAAATCAACTAGTTATTGATCAAGTTGTTTTACCAGAAAATAGTTCTATTTCAAAAGAAGAGTTACAAAGCTTGGCAGCTAGCGTTGAACAACAATCGAGTCATGTTATTGCTACTTCATTAGTTAAAAGTACCAATAAGGATTTAATTAAGCCAGTTACCAACTTAAAAGAAGCTACTGCTAAAGGAGTTAGCGGTGAAGTAGACGGTAAATTAGTTAAAGTTGGTAAGCTTTCTTATGTTGATCCGGATCAAGAAAAAATCACTGTTCAATCAACTGCTGTCTTTGTTTCAATTGATAATAAGTTCGCTGGATATATTACTTTCCAAGATCAAATTAGAAAGAATACACCAGAAACAATTGCTCGTTTGCGTCGTCAAGGTGTAAAGCAAATCATGATGTTAACTGGGGACCGTAGATCTGTCGCTGATAAAGTTGCCAAAGAAGCTGGAATTAAAGAAAGCGAAGTTCATGCAGACTTACTTCCAGCTCAAAAGATTCAAGCCATTAGAGATGTTAAACCTGACTTAAGACCGGTTGCAATGGTGGGTGACGGTGTTAATGATGCACCAAGTTTAATGGCTGCTGATGTTGGTATCGCTATGGGTGCTAAAGGAGCAACTGCAGCTAGTGAAAGTGCGGATGCTGTTATTATGGTTAACGACATTTCTAAAGTTAATGATGCTGTTGCTATCTCTAAGCACACAATGAAAGTAGCACACGTTGATATTATTACGGCTATTTGTATTGTTATCTTGATTGAATTAATCGCCTTCACAGGTATAATTCCAGCATTTTGGGGAGCAATTTTACAAGAAGTAGTTGATTTAATCACCATTTTATTAGCTCTTCTTGCTAAAACTAAGCCAACTAATCCTAAACAAACAGGACTAGAAAAATAA
- a CDS encoding cation:proton antiporter, translated as MHFLGELILILLATTLLGQLFSRLNMPAVIGQLLSGILLGPAILGWVKPNEIVSLFSEFGVILLMFLAGLESDLDLLKKYFKLSFTVAGIGVVLPVFFTGIASYLFGMQFLEALFIGIVFAATSVSISVVVLQEANQIHTRAGTAILGAAVVDDILAVIVLSLFTTFSHEGGKSGLTNNFFLNLLIEVIYFVAVWVVFKFIAPHFMKLAEKVEVDYAVVIGSLVLALLMAWAADFVGLSAVVGAFFGGLAIRQTPQYKEVQSSVSAIGYSIFIPVFFVNIGLSMTFASFIKDIWFIIVMTILAVLSKFWAGKYSSELFGFTKNEGNIVGAGMVSRGEVALIVAQIGITHHLFPEDIYSSLILVIIITTVLSPFILNYYIKREVKKN; from the coding sequence ATGCACTTTTTAGGAGAATTAATTTTAATTCTGCTGGCTACAACGTTATTAGGACAATTATTTTCACGTCTTAATATGCCAGCAGTTATTGGACAATTATTATCAGGAATTTTACTCGGACCGGCAATTCTAGGCTGGGTTAAGCCAAATGAAATTGTCTCCCTCTTTTCAGAGTTTGGAGTAATTCTATTAATGTTTTTAGCTGGTTTAGAGAGTGATTTAGACTTATTAAAGAAGTATTTTAAATTAAGTTTTACTGTCGCTGGCATCGGGGTTGTTTTACCTGTATTTTTCACGGGGATAGCCAGTTACTTATTTGGGATGCAGTTCCTCGAAGCACTATTCATCGGAATTGTTTTTGCCGCTACTAGTGTTTCAATTTCCGTTGTAGTTTTACAAGAAGCTAACCAAATCCATACTCGTGCTGGTACTGCTATCTTAGGAGCAGCAGTTGTTGATGATATCTTAGCAGTTATTGTTTTAAGTTTATTTACTACTTTTAGTCATGAAGGTGGAAAAAGTGGTTTAACGAATAACTTTTTCCTCAATTTACTTATTGAAGTAATATACTTTGTTGCCGTTTGGGTTGTCTTCAAATTCATTGCACCACATTTTATGAAACTAGCTGAAAAAGTGGAAGTCGATTATGCAGTAGTTATAGGCTCCCTAGTTCTAGCCCTCTTAATGGCCTGGGCAGCAGATTTTGTAGGCTTAAGTGCTGTTGTTGGAGCATTCTTTGGTGGTTTAGCAATTAGACAAACTCCACAATATAAGGAAGTCCAATCTTCTGTTAGTGCAATTGGTTACTCCATTTTTATCCCTGTTTTCTTTGTAAATATTGGACTATCCATGACATTTGCTAGCTTTATCAAAGATATCTGGTTCATTATTGTTATGACTATCCTAGCCGTATTATCGAAATTCTGGGCTGGTAAATATTCAAGTGAATTATTTGGTTTTACCAAGAATGAAGGAAATATTGTCGGAGCAGGGATGGTATCACGTGGTGAAGTAGCGCTGATTGTAGCACAAATTGGAATTACTCATCACTTATTCCCAGAAGACATTTATTCAAGTTTGATTTTGGTAATTATTATTACCACAGTGCTTTCACCATTTATTTTGAACTACTATATTAAGCGTGAAGTAAAGAAGAACTAA
- a CDS encoding DUF4097 family beta strand repeat-containing protein, with product MNWKKIFLIIIITAVIVGGGIVMFNRTNKKIVNYAYSFNKFNKVSVDIPTGDIIFKTSSKYSVSYSGLEKIAPDVKVKNGNLKISFSKVGVHVNVFNLKQLNSKIIIEMPKEELTDLNIESANGNVSADYLATKNGDIDLANGNISIKELKTRKGVSFDTAKGNIEVNKCNASGYDLDTSLGKITVGGKKRGDSFENNSNTENVLEANTSLGSIKVN from the coding sequence ATGAATTGGAAAAAAATATTTTTAATTATAATCATTACTGCCGTAATTGTAGGCGGAGGGATAGTAATGTTTAATAGGACAAATAAAAAAATAGTGAATTACGCTTATTCTTTTAATAAATTTAATAAGGTAAGTGTAGATATTCCAACAGGAGATATAATTTTTAAAACTAGTAGTAAATATAGTGTTAGTTATTCTGGCTTAGAAAAAATTGCTCCTGACGTTAAAGTAAAGAACGGAAATTTAAAGATTTCATTTTCTAAAGTTGGTGTTCATGTAAATGTGTTTAATCTTAAGCAGTTAAATTCTAAAATTATAATTGAAATGCCAAAAGAAGAGTTGACTGATTTAAATATTGAGAGTGCAAATGGCAATGTCAGTGCTGATTATTTGGCAACTAAGAATGGAGATATTGATTTAGCCAATGGAAATATTTCTATTAAAGAATTAAAGACACGAAAAGGAGTCAGTTTTGATACCGCTAAGGGAAACATTGAGGTTAATAAATGTAATGCAAGTGGATATGATTTAGATACTTCTTTGGGTAAAATTACGGTTGGTGGCAAAAAGCGGGGAGATTCTTTTGAGAATAACAGTAACACTGAAAATGTATTAGAAGCCAATACATCTCTAGGAAGTATTAAAGTAAATTAA
- a CDS encoding ATP-binding cassette domain-containing protein — translation MLFRYSNKFKFILMIVLGLIASFQNIIMANIVQTLTNIASNKSWDKITQFLVVIVTALTVTLVASLSFNRLKTTIIKEVNIYLRTRIFGGMLEEDKDKNNNSLGFLTNDFKLLETNRFDAQIEIIMQSFSLILALGYALAVNWLITLLFLFGSFVPMFVSNIFQKPIQESSEKWTKANSRYVNQTKNFLAGVETLKLYGGQRQAVLKNKQTVARLEQELSRMNLLNLDTNSWINFIAHIITFLMPFLFGIYLVVKRQTTLGALFAIVQLANSFVNPILYILDDRNKLATTKKIVENVDHFLNNEKDHKGSKTVRLQDLSIENLTLKRDGKQLATGVNIEIKSGEKIAIIGPSGTGKSTLLQFLLYGKYGQAKEIKLNGKKTNAGNFSGLFSYASQAPVIFADSLLFNLTLGESISWEKVEKICNKLDLKNLIKEKGLNYQLGEEADKLSGGQLARIELARAILMARPVLLLDEINASLDKKTSELIHQYLLNSNLTFIEVIYHYEKDDLNRYDKILDLEDYI, via the coding sequence ATGCTATTTAGGTATTCAAATAAATTCAAGTTTATCTTGATGATTGTCTTAGGTTTGATTGCCAGTTTTCAAAATATTATTATGGCCAACATTGTTCAAACTCTGACTAATATTGCTAGCAATAAGAGCTGGGATAAGATTACACAGTTTTTAGTCGTGATTGTAACCGCCTTAACTGTTACATTAGTTGCGAGTTTATCATTTAATCGCTTAAAAACAACTATTATTAAAGAGGTAAATATTTATCTTAGAACTCGTATTTTTGGTGGTATGTTAGAAGAAGACAAAGATAAAAATAATAATAGCTTAGGATTTCTAACTAATGATTTTAAATTGCTAGAAACTAATCGTTTTGATGCGCAGATTGAAATTATTATGCAAAGTTTTTCTTTGATCTTAGCCCTAGGATATGCTCTAGCTGTTAATTGGTTAATTACTCTTTTATTCTTATTTGGTTCTTTTGTTCCGATGTTTGTTTCCAATATTTTTCAAAAACCAATTCAAGAATCTTCTGAAAAGTGGACTAAGGCAAATAGTAGATATGTTAATCAAACAAAGAATTTTTTGGCTGGTGTTGAAACTCTAAAGCTATATGGTGGTCAAAGGCAAGCAGTATTGAAGAATAAGCAAACTGTAGCAAGATTAGAACAAGAATTAAGCAGAATGAATTTATTGAATCTTGATACTAATTCATGGATCAACTTTATTGCACATATCATTACTTTTTTGATGCCATTCTTATTTGGAATATATTTAGTTGTAAAAAGACAAACAACTTTAGGAGCATTGTTTGCTATTGTGCAACTTGCCAATTCTTTTGTAAATCCAATTTTATACATTTTAGATGATCGAAATAAGCTAGCTACTACTAAAAAAATAGTTGAGAATGTAGATCACTTTTTAAATAATGAAAAAGATCATAAAGGTAGCAAAACAGTACGTTTGCAGGATTTGAGTATAGAAAATTTAACTTTAAAGAGGGATGGAAAGCAGTTAGCTACTGGGGTTAATATAGAGATTAAATCAGGAGAGAAGATTGCGATTATTGGACCGTCTGGAACCGGAAAATCAACCTTGTTACAATTTTTATTATATGGAAAATATGGACAAGCAAAAGAAATTAAACTAAACGGCAAAAAGACAAATGCAGGTAACTTTTCGGGCTTGTTTTCATATGCAAGTCAAGCACCAGTGATTTTTGCTGATAGTTTGTTGTTTAATCTAACTTTAGGAGAAAGTATTTCCTGGGAAAAGGTAGAGAAAATTTGCAATAAGTTAGATTTGAAAAATCTCATTAAAGAAAAAGGACTCAATTATCAATTGGGTGAAGAAGCAGATAAATTGTCGGGTGGACAGCTAGCGCGGATTGAATTAGCAAGGGCAATTTTGATGGCTCGTCCTGTTTTATTACTTGACGAGATTAATGCTTCTCTTGATAAAAAAACGTCTGAGCTTATTCATCAGTACTTATTAAATTCAAACCTAACTTTTATTGAAGTGATTTATCATTATGAAAAAGATGATTTAAATAGATACGACAAAATATTAGATTTAGAGGACTATATTTAA